The Solanum lycopersicum chromosome 8, SLM_r2.1 DNA segment cgataaaaaaaatttgaaattgtatttattttatgttccTTATTTATATTAGCTAAGATCGATCCATTTATATAGAACATAAGATTATAAtactatttatagttttacagATATAATCACGACATAATTTTGTGATAAATTAAATAACCATATTATAAATCTCATCGACATGAATTTAGATTAGTCGAATCAGTGAGCTACGAAATAGAAGATGCCTCGATAAATGTGTAAATGTGGGACCATGTAACAGGCCTTTAATGTTAATCTAAAAGTACATTTAATAAGATAGTATTGGCATTTTAAAATTGTCAATTCCTAAGCCCCTTTATGATATATCCTTCCAATTATCAAACTCCATATTTCATCACAATGCCCAACATAAAAAGATATAATTGGTGATGGggacttttcatatttttatttaaaaataaatgtcacGGTGGAGTTATATcgtaaatatttattctttaattaaaaatctcgttttttatttcttttaaatatgtaattatctttgttaaaaagaatttcatcttttaatataaaaattttcaatgcGAATTAAAACTTAGTTAAATTCTAATATTGATATCAGATATCGAacgaaaaatctaaaaattaaaaaatgccaaaattaaAGGCATGGGAAGTTTGGGACCATGTAGATATCCATTATTAGGACCATTACTTCCTATTATCAATGAAAGGATTTTGTAAGCTCTATTagtagataataaattttatatttgtacttttgaatttaaaaaattgaaactcgATTTTGAATCTCACTCTTGATTTTTAGAATttgtagaaaaatatttgagcGTTTCGATATTTTTGTAGAATAATTTGTGGCCTTGGATTAACGAATTATCATTGATTTCTTCGTAaaattttagtatatattttattaacctttgatttaatttttcattttgatataggattaaattttattggcgttttaattttaattgatatacTGATTCATTTGACACGTGACATCAAATTAAACCTATAAATTACTTGTGGACCTTTTTAACCCTCGAAAATGGTGTCACTTCCattgtatttttcattttctgttTGATATCAGTATTGgaatcaacatatatttagatTTATATCAAATAGAgctttatgtaaaaaaaatatttttatcaagaatttttactatattgaaaattaaaatttaaatttgagatttttaattaaagaaagaatAACTACGTTACATTCTTTAGTGGTGTGTCAATTTGATCTCGATATTAGCTATATAAAATTCATCTTTTTATCCGTTTATAGAAAATCActaaaatgatttcttatgtttGATATAAGTTCAAAATAATCGTCTAAAAGTATGCTCTCAacaattttagtttttaatagttttacaaaAGTGAAAATTCTACTAAACGAAATGAGTTTGTTAGATTTAATGAAAAcgctaaaaaagaaaataatttcgcaaaaactcataattataggtattatataattttatagtttaagttagtattttttttgtcttaatctAGACTAGGGTGCAACAttcttatttctaatttttttctatgtttGGTCTATGATTTAGTTTACAATCCATAGGacttaattagattttttttcttgatgttTATGGTTTAAAAACTATTTGTCCTTTGAAGTAGTTACAATGGAAACTTATTgattaaaattgttaaatatttgATAGAGATTGAAAATGTGCAAAGATATACTTCCTCCGTCttattttaagattttgaaattaaataaatctatttattatataacttttaaattgttaattattattttatatgtccAACAATAATTATTTACTATTCACTCGACATATTCCTTaactttttgtttaaaaaagaatgacctagttttctttttagtctgtttaaaaaaagaatgaccatTTTCCTCTTATTACAACACTTTAACTTCAACTTTCACGTAacatgtttaaggccacaatATTAAAAGACATCTTGGTACAttaaacataactttaatttagaaccataaaatttaaaaaatttctttttttttaactccgTTTCATGTCAAACTAgaccattttttttctaaacggATGGAGTAGGAACAGTAACGGACCCAGGATTTTCATTCAGGAggttcgaaaaataaaaatataaacgtgTAAATAAGTCTTTCGAAATGGGCCCTTTGAATTTCTTTGGGTTTAAAACCACACTTTTGACacgtttttaaaataaaaaatatttgaaaaacaagactgatttttttaaaaaacaaaaataaactgaacctataaaagaaaataaataaatgttactGTAGGGATTCAAACCTGGGACATGTAGCTTAATATTTAGGGGTCTTACCATTGaaccatatatttttatttgttattatgggaattcaaaatatatgaatctacagaaatatagaaaatttccttatatatatatatatggtatttTTTTGTCGAGGGTGTTCGGATGAATACCCTGGACTCCACGTGGATCCGTCCACGAGTAGTAATaatattacttatattttatccttagactttattaaattcaatgctttgaaaaatatgttacataataaataatatttaataataacgataaaatAGACACAATTTTCTAATTAGAACAAATATTGTTGGACAATAATATCATGAACAATTATTATTAGAcgaaaaaaatatgacttttatTACTTTACATAGTTTACACATTTatgaatttcattttaaaataaatcaagcaTCTATATAGATAAATCTCCGATCATATTTCAATGGTGTttcgaaaaatgaaaaatatcatgTAAGTTGAGATagaattattaatttctttttgttaaaaagaaatttttttgaatcacATGAGTCCCTTACCCTTCCATTAAATTCTTGTATTGGACACAAatctatatatacacacaacAATAATGTACACATCAatgccaaaaaaagaaaaaaaagaagtttcatAAATACATTCTTGATTTtctcttttgaaaatttgtaatGTTGGTGAAATCTCAAGATTTAAGCTTTCTAAAGAAAAGggtatgttttatttttctctttttttcttcttgatgcTTTAaagtttgtttcttttttgtgtTTCATAACTTGTGAtgttcaaaaaacaaaaatattacttttttgtTCTAATATTTGTTTCAAAGATGAAAACTTAACTTGGTTTGCTTCAAAATGCAAGAATTTTGAAGCACAAGCTCAAGAAATTAGAATTTTATGAGTTCTGAATTTGTTTGTCTGATTTTGTGTTTATCAAAGTAATagaaatgtatcaaaatgtgttttaatcttgtggtttagACAtgtgaaaaagtaaaaattatagtGTTGCCCTGAATTTGcttttttttgagtttcttgTGTTGTAATGCCAAATGAAGATTTAGTTTATTATgctaattatatttgtttttcaagAAAAGCTCACTTGTAGTACCCTAAAAAAATGCAAGGATTTTAAAGTGGAAGATCAAGAAATTGGATGTTTGTTTTAGTTAAATTCCCTTTTCATTTGTTTCAAAAgctcatatatcattttttttcttcatcaagtttGTTGCTTTTCTTAATATTCAGGTACTAGCTCAAAAACccagattatttttttttagtttcatgaattgtgatataaaagaaaaaaagatctttATAATTCATCCTTCTTAAAGTTTGGTGCTTTTCTTAGCTCCTGtttgttgaaacttgaaaatttgagtttgtGTTGTGTTTGGACAtatgttttacttgaaaatATGCTTTTGAGTTTGTGTTTGAAGGTACATTTtacttgaattttttaaaagattgtcCCATAAACTAGTCTTGGCCAGattttgtaattaaaatattaaaatatcatattttcagAATCTGATCAAGTTTCATGGTCaaagaagataaattttttaaagctaCTCAGAAAAATCTATGGTCAAACGCGAGCTTATATTCAGGCTTAGCTAAGAATTTcagaatttgtttttttttgtttcatgatTTGTGATGCCAAAAGAAAGAGAGTAATTGTTTATGCTAAATTTTAGCTCAAGAAAAACTCACTTCATTCCCCACAAATACATGAATTTTCAAGCTCAAGAACTTAGATGTCTCATTTTCCCTCaagtttactttttttttttgttatttgtatttatatatttatatttgactaATAATATCAAAGATCTTCTGTTTTTGACCAAAAGTTGAAATCTTGAAATGTAATTATTGTATCATTTTGTTTCACCACTTTGAATTGATCCTAAAGTTGGAGTCTTTTTGTTTGCATCAAAGTGTTATGGCCTTCCTTTTTGTAATTTAGTTACATGGATAATGACcactttttcccttttcactTTTTTGTCAAGATCAATGAACTTTATGTATTTTAGTGGCTTATGGTTAGATTTTTAGTTGAATATGACAACTCCATGTGTCTTTAGCTATTTTTAAGGAACTTTAACTTCAAGCATGCTTTatgaattttttctatttttttctttagttttatattattaagtTTGTAGATCTCCACACTTGGCTGACTAGCACATGGTATTCAAAGATAGTtgaccttttttattttattaatctcaATTTAGTTTCACACTGCATCTTTTgagttttataattaattattcatatatCTTTAGTTTTTTAGATGAAAAGTGTCACTAAAAAAGAAGGTGAGAGTATGCAAATAGAATGATTCTGTGGATTGTTTGATGAGTAATTAGATCTTTTCTAGTTGCTGGTTTTGTTAAGTGAGTTTTTGAGTAAAGGGaccatacttttttttattggtaGGCCTTATTGATAGATACTGGCAAATCAGCTGTTTAAATATACTTGACTTTATTTTTCTGTGGCTGAGGGTCCTTcggaaaaaaaaatctctttttctCCGTAAGGTAGAGGTAAGGTATGCGTACGCTCTACTCTAACCTCCCCAAACCACCTCTTATGGGATCACATTGGATATGTCGTTGTTATTGTTGATTTTCCTGTGGTAGCATGCAGGTTTTGAAAATGTTCTTTTCAGGTAGAGTCTGCATGATTATTTTCACCATGTTGGTAATTCAAACGTCTTTTATTTTAGAAAGTTTTGCACAAATAGTTGGTTAGATTTACTGTTCATTCTTTTTAGCCGGTATACATAAATTAAGTATCGTTGTATACATATTATACATTAGTCGGCTATTTCTAGTTTAAGTGGTTGTATGAGCGACTGTTTAAgttaattcttctttattttaaaattggatTACTCGTTGGAAGTATCTTTGACTTAGATTTGTTAAtgatctttattttaaaattggatTACTCGTTGGAAGTATCTTTGACTTAGATTTGTTAATGATTTCCACAATGATCAGATTGTTTGAAGTTATTCGAAGACTGTTAAGTACTAACTAAGCTTTGCATTTTGCAGATCTGTCTTTGAGTTAGAGAAGTGCAAATTCTTCTGCTTTTGGTAAGTTTTCAACATTATGTTTTTACCatttgtgattttattataGGATGTGGAAATGCGGATGTTGAAAATATGGTTGTTTTCCTGGACTAGGTTATACTTGAAGCTTCTTTTTgaatttcctttcttttaatGGTCTTATTTAGTTTATGACGTGACATGAGTTGAGCTTAAATGTAATAGTATGGATTCGTATAGCCGATCTCAACTTGTATGGGACTGAGGAGTAGCTGTTGTTCTCGTCTCTTTTTTGTGTTATGGTTCAATGGTGCTTGTTTATTGTGTCTAACGATGTTATAGGTTATTCTTGTTTAGTGGTGCTTCTTTTGCATCCAAAATCCATCTTTACTCGAGGATCATTTTCTAGCATACTTTCATTGGTTTTTCCATCTTGTGTGAACTTATCTCATAAGTTTGATCATCTTGTGATATCGTTGACTGATAAGGTTCTTGTAATCTGTACCAGatcgtttaaattttttttttttaaattgaagaaCATATTTTTGTCTGATTATGCCTATGAAAATTCATAGTTAAATTCCTCCTGACATCGATAGTACTTAACAATTACCTCGAtaagaaatatgaaaagtaCATTGTTTTCCGATTTTTAGAATCGATTTGCTCTCCTATCACATCATAAGTTACTTCACCGAAACTTGTTTATGGTTATTGGCTGATTAAGTACGATCAGTTCCATCGCATTTGTTGCTTAATGAGTCGAATAagctgtttttttttctttttggattgtATGAATTGGATATTGTAGGCCTCCTTTGTTTCCATTAAGAATAAGACATCTGAATTTGAATAAACATCTTaatattaagatgtgcattAAGTCTGGGTGCCTAAGATGTTGTCTTTAGATTTGATCACTGAATGATCACCCTGTCTGATTTCATTTTAATGTGGTACATTTTTCGCCGAATGGTTCTCTTccaatttaaatgttttatctGCCTCACCCTCCGGAGatagagtaattttttttttgctcaaTATCTCTCAGGTACTGCTGCCCATCTTTAGTTTCTGTTGGTTCGACACATTCTTAACGATAATCTCCGAAGATGATCTTAAACAATCTGAAGCTAGGTGTTGAAGTTGTTGGTGCACATAACCTTTTGCCGAAAGATGGTCAAGGTTCTTCGAGTTCTTTTGTGGAACTTTACTTCGATGGTCAGAGGTTCCGCACTACCATCAAGGAAAAAGATCTGAGTCCTGTGTGGAATGAAACATTCTACTTCAACATCTCGGACCCTTCCAACATCCATATGCTCACTCTTGATGCCTACGTCTATAACAATATTCGAGCTTCTCAGTCCAGGTCCTTTCTTGGAAAGATTACTATCAACGGGACTTCCTTTGTACCTTATTCTGATGCTGTTGTCTTGCATTATCCTCTTGAGAAGCGCAGTATCTTCTCACGTGTGAGGGGAGAGCTTGGTCTTAAAGTGTATGTTATTGACGATCCATCCATAAAGTCCTCTACGCCTATTTCCACAGTCAATGATACTCAGGTTCACATCCATTCAGCTCAAACTCCAGCTCCGAAAATTCCTAGATCTGAAGTGAGACACACCTTCCATCATCTTCCTAATCCAAATCACccacagcagcaacaacaagcTCCTGCTGTTCCTGTGCCTCATCAAGGAGCAAGATACATACCTGAGGAAATGAAGGTTCCAGAACCACAGCCTCCACCACAGCTCGTTAGGATGCATTCTGCCACAATGGCACAACCCGTTGATTATGCACTTAAGGAAACAAGCCCATTCCTTGGAGGGGGTCGAGTTGTGGGTGGTCGTGTTATTCGTACAGACAGGATGTCTGGTTGTACTTATGATCTTGTTGAGAAGATGCACTTCCTTTTTGTTAGAGTTGTTAAGGCTCGTGAGCTCCCTGCGATGGATATTACTGGGAGCGTGGATCCTTATGTTGAAGTCAGAATTGGGAATTACAAAGGAATTACAAAGCACAttgagaaaaatcaaaatcctaTGTGGAATGTAGTATTTGCCTTTTCTCGGGAGAGGATGCAGGCATCCGTGCTTGAAGTTGTTGTTAAAGACAAGGATCTTGTCAAAGATGATTTCGTAGGCCTGTGCAGATTTGACCTCAATGAAGTCCCCATGCGTGTGCCACCAGATAGTCCTCTAGCTCCAGAGTGGTACCGGCTTGCAGATAAGAAAGGAGAGAAGATAAAGGGGGAGCTCATGCTTGCTGTCTGGATAGGTACACAAGCAGACGAAGCATATCCTGATGCATGGCATTCTGATGCAGCTCTATCCGTTGACACAGTTGCATCCACCCTTATACGTTCAAAAGTCTATCATGCACCCCGGTTGTGGTATGTCCGTGTTAATGTTGTCGAGGCACAAGACTTGGTGCCAACGGACAAAACTCGTTTCCCTGACACTTATGTGAAAGCTCAAATAGGAAACCAAGTTTTGAAAACTAAGCCAGTTCAGGCTCGAACATTCAATCCTCTTTGGAATGAAGATCTCTTGTTTGTTGCTGCAGAGCCATTTGAAGACAACCTTGTCCTCACAGTAGAGGATCGTGTGGCTCCAGGGAAAGACGAGATCATTGGTAGGGTCATCATCCCTTTAAGCATGGTTGAGAAGCGTGCTGACGATAGAATGATCCATTCTCGTTGGTTTAATCTGGAAAAGCCTGTGGTGGTGGATATTGATCAACTTAAGAAGGAGAAATTCTCAAGCAGACTTCATCTTCGAGTCTGTCTTGATGGAGGCTATCATGTCCTTGACGAATCCACTCATTACAGTAGTGATCTTCGCCCAACTGCAAAGCAACTATGGAGGCCACCAATTGGGGTTCTTGAACTTGGAGTCTTAAATGCTGTGGGACTTCATCCTATGAAAACACGAGATGGAAAGGGGACATCAGATACATACTGTGTAGCAAAGTATGGTCATAAATGGATTCGAACTCGAACAATTGTTGATAACCTCTGCCCAAAGTACAATGAGCAGTACACTTGGGAGGTTTTTGATCCAGCTACAGTTCTCACAGTTGGTGTGTTCGACAACACTCAACTCGGAGAAAAAGGTTCAAACGGTACCAAAGACCTAAAGGTCGGAAAGGTAAGAATTCGTATCTCAACACTTGAAACAGGCAGAGTTTACACACATTCATATCCGTTGCTGGTCCTTCATCCTACTGGTGTTAAGAAGATGGGAGAGCTGCATTTGGCAATACGTTTTACGTGCACATCATTTGCTAACATGCTGTACAAATACTCGTGTCCTCTTTTGCCAAAAATGCATTATGTAAGGCCTTTCACTGTGATGCAACTTGACATGCTAAGACACCAAGCAGTCAACATAGTGGCAATGCGGCTGGGACGAGCAGAACCCCCTTTGAGGAAGGAGGTGGTTGAGTACATGTCTGATGTAGACTCACACCTATGGAGCATGAGACGTAGCAAGGCAAATTTTTTCCGCCTGATGTCAATTTTCACGGGATTATTTGCAGCAGGCAA contains these protein-coding regions:
- the LOC101252905 gene encoding multiple C2 domain and transmembrane region protein 7, with the translated sequence MILNNLKLGVEVVGAHNLLPKDGQGSSSSFVELYFDGQRFRTTIKEKDLSPVWNETFYFNISDPSNIHMLTLDAYVYNNIRASQSRSFLGKITINGTSFVPYSDAVVLHYPLEKRSIFSRVRGELGLKVYVIDDPSIKSSTPISTVNDTQVHIHSAQTPAPKIPRSEVRHTFHHLPNPNHPQQQQQAPAVPVPHQGARYIPEEMKVPEPQPPPQLVRMHSATMAQPVDYALKETSPFLGGGRVVGGRVIRTDRMSGCTYDLVEKMHFLFVRVVKARELPAMDITGSVDPYVEVRIGNYKGITKHIEKNQNPMWNVVFAFSRERMQASVLEVVVKDKDLVKDDFVGLCRFDLNEVPMRVPPDSPLAPEWYRLADKKGEKIKGELMLAVWIGTQADEAYPDAWHSDAALSVDTVASTLIRSKVYHAPRLWYVRVNVVEAQDLVPTDKTRFPDTYVKAQIGNQVLKTKPVQARTFNPLWNEDLLFVAAEPFEDNLVLTVEDRVAPGKDEIIGRVIIPLSMVEKRADDRMIHSRWFNLEKPVVVDIDQLKKEKFSSRLHLRVCLDGGYHVLDESTHYSSDLRPTAKQLWRPPIGVLELGVLNAVGLHPMKTRDGKGTSDTYCVAKYGHKWIRTRTIVDNLCPKYNEQYTWEVFDPATVLTVGVFDNTQLGEKGSNGTKDLKVGKVRIRISTLETGRVYTHSYPLLVLHPTGVKKMGELHLAIRFTCTSFANMLYKYSCPLLPKMHYVRPFTVMQLDMLRHQAVNIVAMRLGRAEPPLRKEVVEYMSDVDSHLWSMRRSKANFFRLMSIFTGLFAAGKWFGDICMWKNPITTVLVHVLFLMLVSFPELILPTVFLYMFLIGVWNYRYRPRYPPHMNTKLSQAESVHPDELDEEFDTFPTSRSPELVRMRYDRLRSVAGRIQTVVGDVATQGERLQSLLSWRDPRATALFVTFCLVAALAMYVTPFQVIAALIGIYMMRHPRFRHRLPSVPVNFFRRLPARTDSML